One part of the Quercus lobata isolate SW786 chromosome 7, ValleyOak3.0 Primary Assembly, whole genome shotgun sequence genome encodes these proteins:
- the LOC115951376 gene encoding ABC transporter B family member 1, with protein MSQDSEEIKTIEQWRWSEMQGLELVSSAPPDPFKSNTPTPTLTPTHPHIEPQALGQEASSVAAAAAQQTKGMESSEPKKDSSGGSSSGEKPEAVPSVGFKELFRFADGLDYILMAIGSVGAVVHGCSLPVFLRFFADLVNSFGSNANNMDKMMQEVLKYALYFLVVGAAIWASSWAEISCWMWTGERQSTKMRIKYLEAALNQDIQFFDTEVRTSDVVFAINSDAVMVQDAISEKFGNFIHYMATFVSGFVVGFTAVWQLGLVTLAVVPLIAVIGGIHTTTLAKLSGKSQEALSQAGNIVEQTIVQIRVVFAFVGESRALQSYSSALRVAQRLGYKSGFAKGLGLGATYFVVFCCYALLLWYGGYLVRHHYTNGGLAIATMFAVMIGGLALGQSAPSMAAFVKAKVAAAKIYRIIDHKPSVDRNSESGLELESVTGLVELKNVDFSYPSRPDVLVLNNFSLNVPAGKTIALVGSSGSGKSTVVSLIERFYDPTSGQVLLDGHDIKTLKLRWLRQQIGLVSQEPALFATTIKENILLGRPDANQVEIEEAARVANAHSFIIKLPELFETQVGERGLQLSGGQKQRIAIARAMLKNPAILLLDEATSALDSESEKLVQEALDRFMIGRTTLVIAHRLSTIRKADLVAVLQQGSVSEIGTHDELFAKGENGVYAKLIRMQEMAHETALNNARKSSARPSSARNSVSSPIIARNSSYGRSPYSRRLSDFSTSDFSLSLDASHPNYRLEKLAFKEQASSFWRLAKMNSPEWVYALVGSIGSVVCGSLSAFFAYVLSAVLSVYYNQNHAFMIREIEKYCYLLIGLSSAALLFNTLQHFFWDIVGENLTKRVREKMLSAVLKNELAWFDQEENESARIAARLALDANNVRSAIGDRISVIVQNTALMLVACTAGFVLQWRLALVLIAVFPVVVAATVLQKMFMTGFSGDLEAAHAKATQLAGEAIANVRTVAAFNSEAKIVNLFSTSLRTPLRRCFWKGQISGSGFGIAQFALYASYALGLWYASWLVKHGISDFSKTIRVFMVLMVSANGAAETLTLAPDFIKGGRAMRSVFDLLDRRTEIEPDDQDATPVPDRLRGEVELKHVDFSYPTRPDVPIFRDLTLRARAGKTLALVGPSGCGKSSVIALIQRFYDPTSGRVMIDGKDIRKYNLKSLRRHIAFVPQEPCLFATTISENIAYGHESATEAEIIEAATLANAHKFISGLPDGYKTFVGERGVQLSGGQKQRIAIARAFVRKAELMLLDEATSALDAESERSVQEALERACSGKTTIVVAHRLSTIRNAHVIAVIDDGKVAEQGSHSQLLKNHPDGCYARMIQLQRFSHSQVIGMASGSTSSARPREDEEKEA; from the exons ATGTCACAAGATTCTGAGGAGATAAAGACGATTGAGCAGTGGAGATGGTCCGAAATGCAAGGTCTTGAGCTTGTCTCCTCTGCTCCTCCTGACCCTTTTAAATCCAacacaccaacaccaacactaaCACCAACACACCCACACATAGAGCCTCAAGCATTAGGACAAGAAGCATCATCagtagcagcagcagcagctcAGCAGACAAAAGGAATGGAGAGCTCTGAGCCCAAGAAGGATTCAAGTGGTGGTAGTAGTAGTGGAGAGAAGCCTGAGGCTGTACCTAGTGTTGGGTTTAAGGAACTCTTCAGGTTTGCTGATGGGTTGGATTACATTCTTATGGCAATTGGGTCTGTTGGAGCTGTAGTACATGGTTGCTCTTTGCCAGTGTTTCTCAGGTTCTTTGCGGATCTTGTCAATTCTTTCGGGTCCAATGCCAATAACATGGACAAGATGATGCAGGAAGTTCTCAAG TATGCATTGTATTTTCTTGTAGTGGGTGCTGCAATATGGGCATCTTCTTGGGCAG AGATATCATGTTGGATGTGGACTGGAGAGAGGCAATCGACGAAGATGAGAATCAAGTACTTAGAGGCCGCTTTGAACCAAGACATTCAGTTCTTTGACACAGAGGTTCGGACCTCAGACGTGGTTTTTGCCATTAACAGTGATGCAGTGATGGTCCAAGACGCCATTAGTGAGAAG TTCGGGAATTTTATCCACTATATGGCAACATTTGTGTCTGGATTTGTGGTGGGTTTCACTGCTGTTTGGCAATTGGGTTTGGTCACTCTTGCTGTGGTGCCACTCATAGCTGTAATTGGTGGTATCCACACCACCACATTAGCCAAGCTCTCTGGTAAAAGCCAGGAAGCTCTGTCACAGGCAGGAAACATAGTAGAACAG ACAATTGTTCAAATTCGGGttgtttttgcatttgttgGGGAATCCAGAGCGTTACAAAGCTACTCGTCTGCGCTAAGGGTTGCGCAAAGGCTCGGTTACAAGAGTGGATTTGCAAAGGGATTGGGATTGGGTGCAACTTACTTTGTTGTTTTCTGCTGCTATGCGCTTTTGCTCTGGTATGGCGGTTATCTTGTTAGGCACCACTATACCAATGGAGGACTTGCCATTGCCACCATGTTTGCTGTTATGATTGGTGGACT GGCTTTGGGCCAGTCTGCACCAAGCATGGCTGCATTTGTAAAGGCTAAAGTTGCTGCTGCAAAAATTTATCGCATAATTGATCATAAACCAAGTGTAGACCGAAACAGTGAGTCGGGTTTGGAATTAGAGTCAGTTACAGGTCTGGTGGAGCTGAAAAATGTGGATTTCTCCTACCCATCTAGGCCAGATGTTCTGGTCCTTAATAATTTCTCCCTAAATGTCCCAGCTGGCAAGACCATAGCATTGGTTGGCAGTAGTGGCTCTGGTAAGAGCACTGTGGTGTCCCTTATTGAGAGATTCTACGATCCCACCTCAG GACAAGTTCTGCTGGACGGTCATGACATAAAGACTCTAAAGCTGAGGTGGTTGAGGCAGCAAATAGGGCTTGTAAGCCAAGAGCCGGCTCTGTTTGCTACCACCATTAAGGAAAACATACTCTTGGGTAGGCCTGATGCAAATCAAGTTGAGATTGAAGAGGCTGCAAGAGTTGCTAATGCCCATTCATTCATAATCAAGCTTCCTGAACTCTTTGAGACTCAG GTAGGAGAAAGAGGATTGCAGCTCTCAGGGGGACAGAAGCAGAGGATAGCTATAGCTAGGGCAATGCTGAAAAACCCAGCTATTCTGCTTTTAGACGAAGCAACAAGTGCATTGGACTCAGAGTCAGAAAAGCTGGTGCAGGAGGCCCTTGACCGGTTCATGATTGGAAGAACGACTCTTGTCATTGCCCATCGCCTCTCCACCATTCGCAAGGCTGACCTTGTTGCTGTACTCCAGCAGGGTAGTGTCTCTGAAATTGGAACTCATGATGAGCTCTTTGCCAAAGGAGAAAATGGTGTCTATGCCAAGCTCATTCGAATGCAGGAAATGGCCCATGAAACTGCTCTCAACAATGCAAGAAAGAGTAGCGCAAG GCCTTCTAGTGCCAGGAACTCAGTAAGCTCACCTATAATTGCCCGAAATTCTTCCTATGGCCGGTCACCATACTCACGTAGACTATCTGACTTCTCAACGTCTGATTTTAGTCTCTCCCTAGATGCCTCACACCCCAACTACCGGTTAGAAAAGCTTGCATTCAAGGAGCAAGCCAGTTCTTTCTGGCGCCTTGCCAAAATGAATTCACCAGAATGGGTGTATGCTTtagttggctctataggctcTGTTGTTTGCGGCTCACTTAGTGCCTTCTTTGCATATGTTCTAAGCGCTGTCCTCAGCGTCTACTACAATCAAAATCATGCTTTCATGATCAGAGAAATTGAGAAATACTGCTATCTGTTAATTGGGCTTTCATCGGCTGCACTTCTCTTCAACACACTACAGCATTTCTTCTGGGATATAGTGGGAGAAAATCTCACGAAACGGGTAAGGGAGAAAATGCTGTCTGCTGTACTCAAAAATGAATTGGCATGGTTTGATCAGGAGGAAAATGAGAGTGCTAGGATTGCAGCTAGGCTGGCTCTTGATGCCAATAATGTGAGATCAGCAATTGGAGACCGGATTTCAGTGATTGTGCAGAACACAGCACTCATGCTGGTTGCCTGCACTGCGGGGTTTGTTTTGCAGTGGCGCCTTGCCCTTGTCCTCATAGCTGTCTTCCCTGTTGTTGTTGCAGCCACTGTTTTGCAG AAAATGTTCATGACTGGTTTCTCTGGAGACCTAGAAGCTGCCCATGCCAAGGCCACACAACTAGCAGGGGAGGCCATAGCCAATGTAAGGACTGTTGCTGCCTTCAATTCAGAGGCAAAAATTGTTAATCTTTTCTCCACCAGCCTCCGGACTCCACTACGACGATGCTTTTGGAAAGGGCAGATTTCTGGAAGTGGATTTGGGATTGCTCAGTTTGCACTATATGCTTCATATGCCCTAGGACTCTGGTATGCTTCCTGGCTTGTCAAGCACGGGATATCCGATTTCTCAAAGACAATCCGAGTTTTCATGGTCCTCATGGTATCCGCCAATGGTGCAGCTGAAACTCTAACCTTGGCTCCTGACTTCATTAAGGGTGGTCGGGCCATGCGGTCAGTCTTTGATCTCCTTGACCGTAGAACTGAAATTGAGCCTGATGATCAAGATGCCACCCCAGTTCCAGACCGCCTTCGTGGAGAAGTTGAATTAAAGCATGTAGACTTCTCTTATCCCACTCGTCCTGATGTGCCAATTTTCCGTGACCTCACTCTCCGTGCCCGAGCAGGGAAAACTCTTGCACTAGTGGGTCCTAGTGGATGTGGTAAGAGCTCGGTCATTGCACTTATACAGCGATTCTATGATCCAACATCTGGACGGGTTATGATTGATGGAAAGGACATTCGAAAATACAATCTAAAGTCCTTAAGACGACACATTGCATTCGTTCCTCAAGAGCCATGCCTCTTTGCTACTACCATTTCTGAAAACATTGCTTATGGGCATGAGTCAGCAACTGAGGCTGAGATCATTGAAGCTGCAACTCTGGCCAATGCACACAAGTTCATATCTGGATTGCCAGATGGATACAAAACATTTGTCGGGGAAAGAGGAGTTCAACTTTCTGGGGGACAGAAGCAGAGAATTGCAATTGCTCGGGCATTTGTGAGGAAAGCAGAACTTATGCTGCTGGATGAGGCAACAAGCGCACTTGATGCCGAGTCTGAGAGATCTGTCCAAGAGGCTCTAGAGCGTGCTTGCTCAGGAAAAACAACTATTGTTGTTGCACATAGGCTTTCAACTATTAGGAATGCACATGTCATTGCTGTGATTGATGATGGGAAAGTGGCAGAACAAGGTTCACACTCTCAACTGCTCAAAAATCACCCTGATGGGTGCTATGCACGCATGATACAGTTACAAAGATTCAGTCACAGCCAAGTCATTGGAATGGCATCAGGTTCAACATCTTCAGCAAGACCCAGAGAAGATGAGGAGAAGGAAGCTTAG
- the LOC115952352 gene encoding zinc finger protein 593, translating into MGGKCPHRNVKKRRYSHKTHRRDKFLVKGDDMVYDQLKKPDEEKKPLPVDEDLPGMGQYYCLHCDRYFANVAVRDEHFKTKRHKKRVKQMMGPAPHNQLDADIASGMGMPDNGPKLMSM; encoded by the exons atgggaGGAAAGTGCCCCCACAGAAATGTCAAGAAGAGACGCTACTCTCACAAAACTCATCGTCGCGACAAATTCCTCGTCAAAG GCGACGATATGGTTTATGATCAGCTGAAGAAGCCTGATGAGGAAAAGAAGCCTTTGCCTGTTGATGAAGACTTGCCTGGAATGGGCCAGTATTATTGCTTGCACTGCGA CCGATACTTTGCGAACGTGGCTGTGAGGGATGagcatttcaagacgaaacgtcACAAGAAGCG TGTTAAGCAGATGATGGGGCCTGCACCTCATAATCAACTTGATGCTGACATAGCTTCTGGGATGGGTATGCCAGATAATGGTCCAAAGCTAATGTCGATGTga